From the genome of Brevibacterium sp. JSBI002, one region includes:
- a CDS encoding LCP family protein, whose translation MTDNTTFDDLFDHQNEEQQRPRKKKRVWRKVLVALLIIVILGVLGIGLYVWSVGRSFDKNANQLSDEQVFGKSGGGKDGDGTNILLLGSDESMKDVDVNDSRGLRSDTIMVMHLPEDGGNVQIMSIPRDTYVDIEGHGKSKINAALSYGGLPLAVSTVSDFIGTELDHVAIIDFEGFKALTDSLGGVTVNSEQAFEKNGYSFTKGENVLNGDEALTFVRERKQFQDGDLQRARNQQAFIRGLTNEMISADTLSNPKKIQDMVKNFAPYMYVDSGMDAKYISATAFNMRDVRPGDIEFFTAPVAGVGTSPDGQSIVNVDEDELKKVRDAFKNDTVADYVQNAPEAHL comes from the coding sequence ATGACGGACAACACCACCTTCGACGATCTCTTCGACCACCAGAACGAGGAACAGCAGCGCCCGCGCAAGAAGAAGCGCGTCTGGCGCAAGGTACTCGTCGCACTGCTGATCATCGTCATCCTCGGCGTGCTCGGCATCGGGCTCTACGTCTGGAGCGTCGGTCGGTCGTTCGACAAGAACGCGAACCAGCTCAGCGATGAGCAGGTCTTCGGCAAGTCCGGCGGCGGTAAGGACGGCGACGGCACGAACATCCTGCTCCTGGGCTCGGACGAGTCGATGAAAGATGTCGACGTCAACGATTCGCGCGGCCTGCGTTCGGACACGATCATGGTCATGCACCTGCCCGAGGATGGCGGCAACGTCCAGATCATGTCGATCCCGCGCGACACCTACGTCGACATCGAGGGCCACGGAAAGTCGAAGATCAACGCGGCACTGTCCTACGGCGGTCTGCCGCTGGCGGTGTCGACGGTCTCGGACTTCATCGGCACCGAACTGGATCACGTGGCGATCATCGACTTCGAGGGATTCAAGGCACTGACCGATAGCCTCGGCGGGGTGACCGTGAACTCCGAGCAGGCGTTCGAGAAGAACGGCTACTCGTTCACCAAGGGCGAGAACGTCCTCAACGGTGACGAGGCGCTGACCTTCGTGCGTGAGCGCAAGCAGTTCCAGGACGGCGACCTCCAGCGCGCACGTAACCAACAGGCGTTCATCCGCGGGCTGACGAATGAGATGATCTCGGCCGATACTCTGTCGAACCCGAAGAAGATCCAGGACATGGTCAAGAACTTCGCGCCGTACATGTACGTCGACTCGGGCATGGACGCGAAGTACATCTCCGCGACTGCGTTCAATATGCGCGACGTCCGTCCCGGCGACATCGAGTTCTTCACCGCGCCCGTCGCCGGCGTCGGCACCTCCCCGGACGGTCAGTCGATCGTCAACGTCGACGAGGATGAGCTGAAGAAGGTCCGCGACGCGTTCAAGAACGACACCGTGGCCGACTACGTGCAGAACGCCCCGGAGGCCCACCTCTAA